One genomic region from Macellibacteroides fermentans encodes:
- a CDS encoding MalY/PatB family protein, producing MKQYNFDEIVDRRGTNCIKVDSLKARYGNPDLTPLWVADMDFRTPDFIVNALKERCKHEVFGYTFADDDYYNSIINWVDYKHNWKISRESLSYIPGIVKGIAFALQCFTNPGDKVLIQSPVYHPFRLVPEKMKRTVVYNPLKLTEGVYQMDFEQLESVIEGCKVLILCNPHNPAGIVWNKETLSKLADICARHGVLVISDEIHAELTYPQYPHLPFANASETAANISITFMAPSKTFNIAGIVTSYAIVPNPELRKEFYGFLEAGEYNDGTIFAYEATKAAYTYGAEWLQQMRTYIMENVRFVDNFLKNKLPQIKAYEPQASFLIWLDCKGLGLSQPELTRLFKDKAGLALNDGSIFGKEGEGYMRMNIGCPRSVIEESLNRLKKAVEQK from the coding sequence TCTGTGGGTGGCGGATATGGATTTCCGCACCCCCGATTTTATTGTCAACGCTCTGAAGGAGCGATGCAAGCATGAAGTGTTCGGGTATACATTTGCCGACGATGATTATTACAACAGCATTATCAATTGGGTTGACTATAAGCATAATTGGAAAATAAGCAGAGAATCTCTCTCCTATATTCCGGGAATCGTTAAAGGGATTGCTTTTGCGCTGCAATGTTTCACAAATCCCGGCGATAAGGTTCTGATTCAGTCGCCTGTGTACCATCCGTTCCGTTTGGTTCCCGAGAAGATGAAGCGTACCGTTGTATACAATCCGCTGAAACTTACAGAAGGGGTTTATCAGATGGATTTCGAACAGCTTGAATCGGTTATAGAAGGATGCAAGGTATTGATTCTTTGCAACCCTCACAATCCGGCCGGAATTGTTTGGAACAAGGAAACCTTGTCGAAGTTGGCAGATATCTGCGCACGTCATGGTGTATTGGTGATCTCGGACGAGATTCATGCTGAACTCACCTACCCGCAATATCCGCACCTGCCTTTTGCCAATGCTTCCGAAACTGCTGCCAACATCAGCATCACATTCATGGCTCCAAGCAAAACCTTTAATATTGCAGGCATTGTAACTTCGTATGCCATTGTTCCCAATCCGGAACTGCGCAAAGAGTTTTACGGTTTTCTGGAAGCGGGTGAGTACAACGACGGCACTATTTTTGCCTACGAAGCCACCAAAGCGGCTTATACGTACGGAGCGGAATGGTTGCAACAGATGCGGACCTACATTATGGAAAATGTGCGTTTTGTAGATAATTTCCTTAAAAACAAACTCCCGCAGATAAAAGCCTACGAGCCCCAGGCATCTTTCCTGATCTGGCTCGACTGCAAAGGTCTTGGCTTGTCGCAACCCGAACTTACGAGGTTGTTCAAAGATAAAGCAGGTCTGGCGTTGAACGACGGAAGCATTTTCGGCAAGGAGGGTGAAGGCTACATGCGCATGAACATTGGATGCCCCCGTTCTGTTATAGAAGAGTCGTTGAACCGATTAAAGAAAGCGGTTGAACAAAAATAA
- a CDS encoding FKBP-type peptidyl-prolyl cis-trans isomerase, which yields MKIAANKFVSVTYDLNVGEGGEQELMERASVEAPLSFIFGTDSMLPAFEKALAGLEVGGKFDFSLSPADAYGEYDEEHVLDLPKHIFEVDGKFDDEMIQEGNTVPMMDSTGNRLNGSVLEVGEDTIKMDFNHPLAGETLHFTGEVLDVHEPTAEELAKLLAPAGGCGCGSGEGGGCGSGGCGCGSGEEKEEGGCGSGCGCH from the coding sequence ATGAAAATTGCAGCAAATAAGTTCGTTTCGGTTACTTACGACCTTAACGTTGGTGAAGGCGGAGAACAGGAATTGATGGAAAGAGCATCTGTTGAAGCCCCTCTTAGCTTTATTTTTGGCACGGACTCCATGCTCCCTGCATTCGAAAAAGCTTTGGCTGGTCTGGAAGTTGGCGGAAAGTTTGACTTTTCTCTGTCTCCTGCCGATGCCTATGGCGAATATGATGAAGAACATGTTCTTGATCTTCCAAAACATATCTTTGAAGTGGATGGTAAATTCGACGACGAAATGATTCAGGAAGGTAACACAGTTCCTATGATGGATTCTACCGGTAACCGTTTGAACGGTTCTGTACTGGAAGTTGGAGAAGATACAATCAAGATGGACTTTAACCACCCATTGGCTGGCGAAACTTTGCATTTTACAGGTGAAGTACTTGACGTACATGAGCCTACTGCAGAAGAACTGGCTAAATTACTTGCTCCTGCAGGTGGTTGCGGTTGTGGTAGCGGCGAAGGCGGCGGCTGCGGTAGCGGCGGTTGTGGCTGCGGTAGCGGTGAAGAAAAGGAAGAAGGCGGTTGCGGAAGCGGTTGCGGCTGTCACTAA